A genomic stretch from Psilocybe cubensis strain MGC-MH-2018 chromosome 1, whole genome shotgun sequence includes:
- a CDS encoding MAP kinase kinase kinase wis4 translates to MIPRRHTQTLYPLPEHHSHEHDHDHDDEEEDEETWSTMGPRTYSALPQPTQLNGSRNNRSNRSRTSSSAQATRTSSTAVTQYSKLYSQFVRRYRSNGIEDTAEPDDPRNDPDSHYFQRGLGQLTDAGDNSEDEDSAHATFAVASDAHDGVSTVVLEEDHIQPASPRERERLEWQALLTSVLSGDVLKSEKTRIAVALNTFGDEQHNNHVNFWLGIRAKFHGRSVEEEKRKLEERRLRTVDGVINEVLNFTMSPIGTTETSEGGDIISDALTQVTTILRRLDIVQSLYPTLKAFYLDKPIAAQSAFQARADTLNTWYTVLTTLKHHFALLRRWTGSDTLDVNQPFTSHEVPIGMGMRGRSTANGNHHADIADGSSFVERLLKEESMQLTFEKGFLVTVHAFLGAARDAQVNLSALFKEMNLPTFEKELVPLISFPTKLAQAGLRLRLDYVQKLKDPDVLIIDQMTEDLKLSIGLACTLKRQYEAILAPDPGGNWNLPECISEDYDSTILEALVTFFKLLHWQLKSGAKGILFKETDVLEAQWATFNDVSITTPGGSSLVAEQLCSLTNKLMVRVTNYFDTQVRVPLNTREGTAHANLDPDLYINGAHQPNHVQQDQVQRKMTDQQVISWYSKILESVRLRYRKLQRFSRVLTQRFSNSAEYSLDDIPLDEFINLLVNSDHFLVYTHSLEEEGVYVVASSSLFERPEAIRKILDEAFQVDELGGEHEGIHAVEHVDGRGEDEAAYLLVLSPQTHFLWNGRFMSLSIPKINLDTKDNRVRLIADGPQRRLSLAKQAFAESLDSVEDDGEIATNSLHLTCLFETQAHLPSVNRELRKIARATNRLAESIVDSVHHVRNSLRVTNGGQELLANWYLYASEHAQHAHRYMDRPTVLKFNRLLIKLAISWVSFICDDCDPTDRRTFKWAVNALEYTLHRTKRDILHLPDGEFEMLRQKVASCMTLLISHFDILGARSISEARKEKEKQEELLKMQIADVQVVEDDFPAIVSSQEDVSFIDSKARVFWERVSKALREIEDARAIHGLKHRTLGKVLNDEIPEDRSLSFLASSSSNISVRWQQGKFIGAGAFGSVYLALNLDSGSLMAVKEIKFQELSGLPNLFAQIKEELSVMEMLHHPNVVEYYGIEVHRDKVYIFEEFCQGGSLAASLSEHGRIEDETLIQVYTMQMLEGLAYLHSQDIVHRDVKPDNILLDHMGVIKFVDFGAAKILAKNQRTVQRSRRLIDVSNANLSVNVNGLGAMSNGLTGTPMYMSPEVIKNDKRGRHGAMDIWSLGCVVLECATGKKPWSNLDNEWAIMFHIGVATQHPPLPEPGQLSELGINFIKQCLTIDPVRRPSAAELMNHPWMIEFRETLELTMDQPVIPEGNYEGATVARQAAIVHEQEIELIRSSTPVTPPFD, encoded by the exons ATGATTCCCAGACGACACACCCAGACTCTATATCCTCTCCCCGAGCACCACAGCCATGAACATGACCACGACcatgacgatgaagaagaagatgaagaaacaTGGAGTACTATGGGTCCTCGAACTTACTCCGCTCTCCCTCAACCGACACAGCTCAACGGTAGCAGAAACAACCGGTCTAATAGGTCACGAACTTCTTCATCCGCTCAAGCGACACGAACTTCAAGCACTGCGGTCACTCAGTATTCTAAACTATATTCGCAGTTTGTGCGCCGCTATAGGTCTAATGGAATTGAAGATACTGCAGAACCTGACGATCCTCGCAATGACCCTGATAGCCACTATTTTCAACGAGGACTAGGACAGTTGACTGATGCAGGAGACAACAGTGAGGACGAGGACTCTGCTCATGCGACCTTTGCGGTAGCTTCCGATGCACATGATGGAGTATCTACCGTTGTGCTTGAAGAAGATCACATACAGCCAGCTTCCCCAAGAGAACGGGAAAGATTAGAATGGCAGGCACTTCTCACCTCGGTACTTTCTGGAGACGTCCTTAAGTCAGAGAAGACGCGAATCGCAGTTGCACTCAATACTTTCGGGGACGAGCAGCACAATAACCATGTAAATTTCTGGTTGGGAATCCGGGCTAAATTTCACGGTCGCTCAGTCgaggaggaaaagagaaagctCGAGGAACGGCGTCTACGAACCGTCGACGGCGTCATCAATGAAGTTTTAAACTTCACTATGTCGCCCATTGGAACTACAGAGACAAGTGAAGGGGGGGACATCATATCAGATGCGCTTACTCAAGTAACTACAATTCTTCGCCGCCTGGATATCGTGCAATCGTTATATCCCACATTGAAAGCATTCTATCTCGACAAGCCAATTGCGGCGCAGAGTGCCTTTCAAGCTCGAGCCGATACTCTCAACACCTGGTATACTGTCCTCACCACTCTTAAGCATCATTTTGCCCTTCTTCGTCGGTGGACAGGCAGTGATACATTAGATGTCAATCAACCCTTCACTAGTCATGAAGTACCTATTGGAATGGGCATGCGCGGACGCTCAACGGCGAATGGCAATCACCATGCAGATATCGCGGACGGGAGCAGTTTTGTAGAGCGTCTTTTGAAAGAAGAATCTATGCAACTCACTTTTGAGAAGGGCTTCCTTGTAACGGTGCATGCCTTCCTAGGAGCAGCTCGCGATGCTCAGGTCAATCTATCTGCCCTATTCAAGGAAATGAATCTTCCTACCTTTGAAAAAGAGCTGGTACCCTTAATATCATTTCCAACCAAACTCGCTCAGGCTGGACTACGGCTGAGGCTGGATTACGTGCAGAAACTGAAGGACCCTGATGTTTTGATTATTGATCAAATGACAGAGGACCTAAAACTTAGTATTGGTCTGGCTTGCACGCTGAAAAGACAATACGAGGCGATTCTGGCACCCGATCCTGGTGGGAACTGGAACCTTCCTGAGTGTATTAGCGAAGACTACGATTCTACAATACTGGAAGCCTTGGTCACATTCTTCAAGTTGTTACATTGGCAACTTAAAAGTGGAGCAAAGGGTATATTGTTCAAGGAAACCGACGTGCTGGAAGCTCAATGGGCGACATTCAATGATGTTAGTATTACCACTCCTGGCGGTTCTAGTCTCGTTGCAGAGCAATTATG CTCATTGACCAATAAATTGATGGTCAGAGTGACAAATTATTTTGATACCCAAGTTCGAGTACCCTTGAACACCAGGGAGGGCACTGCCCATGCAAACCTTGATCCAGATCTGTATATCAATGGCGCACATCAACCGAATCATGTTCAACAGGATCAAGTCCAGAGGAAAATGACAGATCAGCAAGTCATCAGTTGGTATAGCAAGATCCTAGAGAGTGTTCGTCTTAGGTACAGAAAGCTTCAACGTTTTTCTAG AGTGCTTACCCAACGCTTCAGCAACTCTGCAGAGTACAGTCTTGACGATATCCCTTTGGATGAATTTATTAACCTTCTCGTCAACTCCGATCATTTCCTAGTATACACGCATTCACTTGAGGAAGAAGGTGTATATGTTGTTGCTTCCAGCTCCCTGTTTGAACGACCCGAAGCTATACGAAAGATCCTGGATGAAGCTTTTCAAGTGGATGAACTCGGTGGTGAACATGAGGGAATTCATGCTGTGGAGCACGTAGACGGACGAGGAGAAGATGAAGCTGCCTATCTCCTTGTTTTGTCACCACAGACGCATTTCTTATGGAATGGCAGATTTATGTCACTCAGTATACCGAAAATAAACTTGGACACCAAAGACAACCGTGTACGATTAATAGCTGACGGCCCTCAACGACGGCTCAGTCTCGCCAAACAGGCTTTCGCGGAATCTTTGGACTCTGTCGAGGACGACGGAGAGATTGCGACAAACTCTTTACATCTAACGTGCCTTTTTGAAACTCAAGCACATCTTCCCAGCGTTAATCGAGAACTGCGTAAGATTGCTCGTGCAACAAACAGACTTGCAGAGTCTATCGTCGATTCAGTCCACCATGTTCGAAATTCTCTGCGTGTAACAAATGGCGGTCAGGAACTACTCGCTAATTGGTACCTCTACGCTTCGGAGCACGCACAACATGCCCATCGATACATGGACCGCCCGACTGTTCTCAAATTTAATCGGCTGCTGATCAAGTTGGCAATTTCATGGGTTTCCTTTATTTGTGATGACTGTGATCCAACCGATCGTAGAACTTTTAAATGGGCTGTCAACGCTCTGGAATATACGCTTCATCGCACAAAGAGAGATATACTGCATTTACCAGATGGGGAATTTGAAATGCTGCGACAGAAAGTAGCAAGCTGTATGACATTGCTTATCAGTCACTTCGACATCCTTGGGGCAAGATCTATCTCTGAAGCtcgaaaagagaaagagaagcagGAAGAACTCCTGAAGATGCAAATAGCAGATGTACAGGTTGTCGAGGACGATTTCCCTGCTATTGTATCAAGCCAAGAGGACGTTTCTTTCATAGACTCAAAAGCTCGGGTCTTTTGGGAGAGGGTCTCTAAGGCACTTCGCGAAATCGAAGACGCTCGAGCAATCCACGGTTTGAAACATCGTACACTTGGTAAGGTTCTCAACGACGAGATTCCAGAGGACAGATCCTTATCTTTCCTCGCATCGTCGAGTTCCAATATATCAGTCAGATGGCAGCAAGGAAAATTTATTGGAGCTGGGGCTTTCGGATCTGTGTATCTGGCTCTCAACCTAGACTCTGGGTCTCTAATGGCTGTCAAGGAAATCAAATTCCAGGAACTCTCTGGTTTGCCCAACTTATTTGCACAGATCAAAGAAGAACTTAGTGTTATGGAGATGCTTCATCACCCCAATGTTGTCGAATATTACGGTATCGAGGTTCATCGCGATAAAGTTTATATCTTTGAGGAATTTTGCCAAGGAGGAAGTTTGGCTGCTTCGCTGTCGGAGCATGGACGAATTGAAGACGAAACACTCATACAGGTCTATACCATGCAGATGTTAGAAGGTCTAGCCTATTTGCACTCTCAAGACATTGTGCATAGAGATGTCAAGCCAGACA ATATTCTATTGGATCACATGGGCGTCATAAAATTTGTAGACTTCGGCGCTGCAAAGATTCTTGCTAAGAATCAGCGTACTGTCCAGAGATCTCGTCGACTAATAGATGTGTCGAATGCAAACCTGTCGGTCAACGTGAATGGCTTAGGTGCAATGAGCAATGGTCTCACTGGAACCCCAATGTACATGTCCCCCGAAGTTATCAAGAACGATAAACGAGGACGCCATGGAGCAATGGATATATGGTCACTTGGCTGTGTGGTGTTAGAATGTGCCACAGGCAAAAAGCCTTGGAGCAATTTGGACAATGAATG GGCAATTATGTTTCATATTGGTGTAGCAACACAGCACCCACCACTTCCTGAACCAGGACAACTAAGCGAACTAGGTATCAACTTCATCAAGCAATGCTTAACAATCGATCCTGTTCGAAGACCGTCTGCAGCAGAGCTTATGAACCATCCCTGGATGATCGAATTCCGGGAGACTCTAGAACTGACAATGGATCAGCCTGTTATACCTGAAGGGAATTATGAAGGCGCCACAGTGGCGCGCCAGGCAGCCATTGTACACGAGCAAGAGATCGAATTGATCAGAAGCTCTACTCCTGTTACCCCGccttttgattag
- a CDS encoding Developmentally-regulated GTP-binding protein 2: MGIIEKIKEIEAKLARYRAQLLEPTAKSGGAGTGFDVQKSGDARVALIGFPSVGKSTLLSKATHTASEAAAYEFTTLTAIPGVIEYKGARIQLLDLPGIVEGASQGRGRGRQVVSTAKTADLILIMLDATKSEEQKRLLELELDAVGIRLNKTKPDVVFKRKTTGGITFNTTVKLTKTDEKTIRTILAGYKLHNCDIMIREDITTDEFIDVLIGTRKYMPCLYVYNKIDSISLEQVDKLAHEPKTVVISCEMDLNLDYLIDRIWDELSLVKIYTKKRGAQPDLSDPICLRKGATIEDVCNGIHRSLAANFRYGLIWVKYGYLANLANSLHTHRRSAYHIKYKTKTWCLSLQNDC; this comes from the exons ATGGGCATCATAGAAAAG ATCAAAGAGATTGAGG CGAAGCTCGCACGATATCGAGCTCAGTTGCTGGAACCAACTGCTAAATCTGGGGGAGCTGGAACTGGATTCGATGTGCAAAAATCAGGAGATGCTAGAGTAGCTCTTATTGGATTCCCATCTGTTGGAAAG TCAACACTTCTTAGCAAAGCAACTCACACTGCCTCAGAAGCAGCCGCATACGAGTTCACGACGCTTACT GCAATCCCAGGTGTCATCGAATACAAAGGCGCCAGGATTCAGCTCCTAGATCTTCCTGGAATTGTAGAAGGGGCAAGTCAGGGCCGTGGTCGCGGCCGCCAAGTTGTCTCTA CTGCAAAGACTGCCGACCTGATTTTGATTATGCTAGATGCTACAAAATCAGAAGAGCAAAAGCGACTTTTGGAACTGGAATTGGACGCTGTGGGTATCAGGCTTAACAAGACTAAACCGGATGTTGTCTTCAAAAGAAAGACAACCGGCGGC ATCACTTTCAACACTACTGTCAAATTGACAAAAACGGATGAGAAGACAATTCGCACCATTCTAGCAGGAT ATAAACTTCACAATTGCGATATCATGATCAGAGAGGAT ATAACCACGGACGAGTTTATCGATGTCCTCATCG GCACACGGAAATATATGCCATGTTTAT ACGTTTACAATAAAATTGATTCTATTAGTCTCGAACAAGTTGATAAACTCGCCCACGAGCCAAAGACGGTTGTCATCAGTTGTGAAATGGATTTGAA TCTTGACTATCTGATTGATCGCATATGGGATGAACTGAGCCTGGTAAAAATTTATACCAAGAAACGAGGAGCGCAACCAGATCTTTCCGATCCAATTTGCTTGAGAAAAGGGGCTACTATCGAA GATGTGTGCAATGGCATTCATCGATCTCTTGCGGCCAACTTCCGCTATGGACTAATATG GGTGAAATATGGTTATTT GGCAAATCTAGCAAATTCGCTCCATACGCACAGAAGGTCAGCTTATCACATCAAGTACAAGACGAAGACGTGGTGTCTA TCTTTACAAAATGATTGTTAA
- a CDS encoding Protein UPS2, mitochondrial has translation MHFFSQIFHYDHPWSHVVIGMWHKYPNSKCTHVVSVDTIDRSVDPQTGIIRTERVLGCKQKAPLWIVKLFGGSEDAFVREISFVDPATQNVTITSVNLSLSQFATCYEQIRYSPLSATQTSFSQTAEIQARMALWRSAADGLEKWLVQRFEQNAQLGKSGFTDVLRNLWEERHRASP, from the exons ATGCATTTCTTCTCTCAGATCTTTCACTATGA CCATCCCTGGTCCCATGTAGTAATTGGCATGTGGCACAAATATCCCAATTCAAAATGTACACACGTCGTCAGCGTAGACACGATAGACCGTTCCGTCGATCCTCAGACGGGTATCATCAGGACAGAGCGAGTTCTGGGCTGCAAGCAAAAGGCGCCTTTATGGATAGTCAAA CTTTTTGGAGGCTCAGAAGACGCCTTTGTTCGAGAAATTTCCTTCGTGGATCCAGCCACCCAAAATGTCACCATAACTTCGGTTAACCTCTCCCTATCGCAGTTCGCTACCTGCTACGAACAAATCCGTTATTCGCCCCTTTCCGCCACCCAGACATCCTTTTCACAGACAGCAGAGATTCAAGCCCGAATGGCGCTCTGGCGTAGTGCCGCGGATGGCCTTGAAAAGTGGCTAGTCCAACGTTTTGAACAGAATGCCCAGTTAGGGAAATCGGGCTTTACCGACGTCCTCAGAAATCTGTGGGAAGAACGGCATCGGGCCTCACCATGA